One genomic segment of Methanobrevibacter ruminantium includes these proteins:
- a CDS encoding nitroreductase family protein, whose product MFENQSERVEDYNPREIPIISEEFLQFLKQRRSIRWFKNKKIDKETFDKLFEAAYYSPSAQNAQDVEFVVLDEKLDDFMHLAYDIIKVEEDEFFRIKQFGEYLRGEGDYKNHPLLWEGSQMILSFSKSPANAIIANTRLELLAYTMGLGGFYSLFTLKADELGHDRLTEFFPEIDSDKHMYSAFIIGYPRVKYRRTVPHKKINVHFK is encoded by the coding sequence GTGTTTGAAAATCAATCAGAACGTGTTGAAGATTATAATCCTCGTGAAATCCCTATAATATCTGAAGAATTTTTACAGTTTTTAAAGCAACGCAGAAGCATTCGCTGGTTCAAGAATAAAAAAATAGATAAGGAAACTTTTGATAAGCTATTTGAAGCAGCCTATTACAGTCCAAGTGCTCAAAATGCTCAAGATGTGGAGTTCGTTGTTCTTGATGAAAAATTAGATGATTTCATGCATTTGGCTTATGATATAATTAAAGTGGAAGAGGATGAATTCTTCAGAATAAAGCAATTTGGCGAGTATCTTAGAGGAGAAGGAGATTATAAGAATCATCCGCTTCTTTGGGAAGGAAGTCAAATGATCTTATCATTTTCCAAAAGTCCGGCAAATGCAATCATTGCAAATACAAGACTTGAGCTATTGGCTTATACAATGGGTCTTGGAGGATTCTATTCATTGTTCACCCTAAAGGCAGATGAATTGGGCCATGACAGATTAACGGAATTCTTCCCAGAAATAGACAGTGATAAGCATATGTATTCTGCATTCATAATCGGTTATCCAAGAGTAAAATACAGAAGAACAGTTCCTCATAAGAAAATAAATGTTCATTTTAAATAA